Below is a window of Flavobacterium sp. N2820 DNA.
ACATCGACTTGTTCTCTTCCAGTAGTTTTGCTTTCGCTGTTGAACATTTCGTCTAATTTGGCTTCAAATTTTTCAGGTCCACCATAAGCATCAATCATTCCTTCAATATCTTGTGGCACGAAAAACGTGTATTGCCAAGCATTTCCTTCGGTGAAATTATTGTTGACTTCTCTTGGATCAAATGGTTTGTCCCAACCGCCATTTTTCTTTGGACGCATAAAACCGGTTTCCCAATCGAAAATATTTTTCCAGTTTTGAGAACGTTTCATGAAATAGTGGTAATCTTCTTGCTTGTTTAAAAGTTGCGCCATTTGAGCTATACACCAATCGTCATAAGCATATTCTAAGGTTTTGGAAACACTTTCGTGTTCGTCGTCAATCGAAATAAATCCGTTTTTCTTGTACGCATCCAAACCTAACACATCACGCATGGCAGAAGCTTTACTGGCTTCAAAGGCTTTTCCGTAATCAAAACCTTTAATTCCTTTTACCATTGCATCTGCAATTACGGAAACAGAATGATAGCCAATCATACAATCAGTTTCATTGGAAGCCAATTCCCAAACCGGTAATCTACCACCTTGTTCGTATTGTTTGATGAAGGTGTTAATGTAATCGGCAGTTCGTTTTTTATCGATTAAAGTATACAATGGATGCGCACCTCTAAACGTGTCCCACAACGAAAAAACCGTGTAATAATCAAATCCTTCCGCAACATGAATTTTGTTGTCTCTACCGCGGTATTTTCCGTCTAAATCTTGTGCAATGTTCGGTTGCATCATCGTGTGATACAAAGCCGTGTAGAAAATGGCTAACTTGTCTTTATCATTAGAAGTGACTTCAATTTTTGATAATTCTTTGTTCCAAAGGGCGATGGCTGCTTGATGTACTTTATCAAAATCCCAATGTTTAATTTCAGAACTGTTTAGTTTCGCACCTTCATAACTCGTTGGTGAAAGCGATACTTTTACGAGAATTTTTTCACCATTTTTGACTTGTTTTGAGAAACTTAATGCCAGTACTTTCTCAGAATAATAATTTTTATTTTTAAGGCTATTAGCTTGATTTTTGTTTATTTTCATTGGAACATTGAACTCAATTCGGGCATACACATATTGATCTCTTGCCCAAGCTTCACTTCTTCGTAAGACTTCAATTGTTTTATCATCAATTACTCGAATTCTTCCTTCCAACAATTTATCACGATGATTCAAATCTAAAATAATATTGGCTAATCCCTTTTCATGAAACGTATATTCATGAAAACCAACACGTGTTGAGGTGGTTAAACGCACATCGATATTGTGTTTGTCTAATTTCACGGAGTAAAATCCAGCGGAAGCTTTTTCATTGGTATGCGAAAAAGTAGAAGAATACACTTTATTATCAAACGAAGGCTCACCCATAGTTGGCATCAACATGATATCACCATAATCTGAAACACCGGTTCCGTTCAAATGCGTGTGAGAAAATCCGTAAATCAAATTATCGGAATAATGATACCCGCCACAGCCATCCCAACTCCCATCAATTCTCGTATCAGGAGAAAGTTGCACCATTCCGTAAGGCACGGTAGCGCCTGGAAATGTGTGTCCGTGACCGCCTGTTCCAATAAATGGGTTAACGTGTTTGGCGAAATCTTGGGCTTGTGAAAAAACAGTAGTTAAAAAAGCTAAAGCAATAAGAAATGGTTTCATGTTGTTGGGATGAAAAATTTCTTAAAGGTAAAAATATTTTCTAATTGTTGTAAGGATAAAGCTGTTTTTGGTTGATTTTAAACATATAAGTCATATAAGAAAGTGTGAAAAGTTCTTTGTATATATGAGTTCATAAAAGTTTCTTATGTTGACTATGTAAAAATGAAATACCTCAACATTTAGTAAATAAATCTATGTTTCTATGTGTTGAAAAAAAATACAGAAATTAATCTTTCACTCTGATTTTTCAGCAGAATTAATCATTTTTATAGCTGCCTTGGCTATTGAATTATTTGGAAATTCAGTAAGTAATCTTTCGTAATATTCTTTAGCATTTTTCCCATCTCCAATTTGACTATAACCAAAGGCAATATTGTTTAAAGCCATTTCTTTATACCCCATTTTTGAAGAACTCAACAATAATAAATAGCGATATTTATCCAAATACTCATTTTGGTCGAAAAAATTATAGCTTTTTTGAAATGAATCAATTCCTTCTAAAAATTGATTTTCTTTATACAAAGACAATCCTTTTCTATGACTTTTAGGAATAAAAAATCTTAAAAAATAACTTATAGATAAATAAGTTATGGCTCCATATAAAACAGCATTTTTAGGAGAAATTTGATGAAATACAAGCAATAATAATCCCATAAATAAAAATTGTGGAATTACCGATATCCAAGCTGTTTGTCTAATTGTTGGTATTTCAGAAGCCATATTTAAAATCTAATTCGCAAAAACGCCTCTTTTGTTGATAATTGGTAAATCGGCAGTAGCTTTTTCGTTGATGGAATTGGTTCTAAAAACAAAGGTTTTATCGAATAATTGACCGTTTGCGAAGTATGACAACATGAATTCGTTATTCAATTGCAAAACATTGTTTTCTAACAATTCAACTTTAACGGCGGTTCTTGGTTCAACTTTAGCAAACGCATGACGGAATGTTCCTGTTTTGCGTTCTTCGCCATTGATTAAACCGTAAGCGCGTGAAACTACCATAGCCATTTCTAGCAAATCATCGGTATCGTTTATTAAATAAGCATACCAAGAATTCTCCATAAAATCGTCGTTCCATTCTTGAAAAGCTACAATGTGAACGTTTGCTACTTTTGGGATGATAATGTCTTTTTTCATTGAAATAGTAGTAAGATTAAAGAATTAATTATTAAAACTTTAACTTAATTATATACTCGATTTGAATTGCTCTAAGAAACGAACGTCGTTTTCATAAAACATACGGATATCACCAATTTGGTACAACAACATTGCTATACGCTCTACTCCCATTCCGAAAGCAAAACCGGTGTGTTCGTCTGGATTGATACCGCAGTTTTTCAATACGTTTGGATCTACCATTCCGCAACCACCAATTTCTAACCAACCCGTTCCTTTGGTAATTCTGTAATCGGTTTCGGTTTTTAAGCCCCAATAAATATCGATTTCAGCACTTGGTTCTGTAAATGGAAAATACGACGGACGTAAACGAATTTTCGATTTTCCGAACATTTCTTTGGTGAAATACAACAACGTCTGTTTTAAATCGGCAAACGAAACGTCTTTGTCAATATACAAACCTTCCACTTGATGAAAAATACAGTGCGAACGCGAAGAAACTGCCTCGTTACGAAATACTCTTCCTGGAGAAATCGTACGAATCGGCGGTTTGTTGTTTTCCATATAACGCACTTGTACTGATGAAGTGTGCGTACGCAATAAAACATCAGGATTGGTTTGAATGAAAAACGTATCCTGCATATCTCTTGCCGGATGATATTCTGGTAAATTTAATGCAGTAAAATTGTGCCAATCGTCTTCGATTTCTGGACCTTCGGACACGTTGAAACCAATGGTTGAAAAAATATCAATCATTTGGTTTTTTACAATCGAAATAGGATGGCGCGAACCAATGTTCATCGCTTCTCCAGGACGCGTTGTATCGTCATAAATTCCTTTTGCTTCTTCTTTATTTTCTAAAGCATCTTGAATATTTTTTACCTTTTCTTCCGCTGAAGTTTTCAATTCGTTGATTACTTGTCCAAATTCTTTCTTTTGTTCGTTTGGAACATTTTTGAATTCGGCAAAAAAGTCTTTCAACAAGCCTTTACTTCCCAAATACTTGATTCGGAAGGCTTCTAATTGTTCTTTATTATCGGTTTGAAAAGCTTTTACTTCTTCAATGTGGGCTTTAATCGTTTCTGTCATCGCTCGTTTTGTAAAATGCAAATTTAGTTATTTTTAGTGATTAGTGAAAAGTGATTAGTAATTAGTTTTAATCAATCAATTCTTTCTCTAAAAAGTAGCCTACAATTGCTTCTTTCATTAACACGGCTTGCTCGCCTGCTTTTAGTGGTGGCAATTCTTCTTTTACTTTATAATGCGGCCAACCTTCGTTATCAAAATACTCAAACTCGTAGTACCCATAAGGTTCTAACAAACGGCAAATGGCAATGTGCATCAGGTTTACTTTTTCATCTTTTTTGAAAGTAGCATGAATTTTTCCCAATTCTTGCACACCAATTAGGTAGATAATTCCTTCTAAATCAAGGTCTTCTCCGCCTGAAAATTTTTCTGATAATATATTGACAACGCTTTCCCAACGCTGTTTTAATTGTTCGTCTCTAGACATTTTATATAGATGAAAGAAAAAAGAGAAAAGAAAAAAGACTATTCCCAACTTTCTATATTAGTTTTGCAAAGATAATCGATGGTTTTGTTTTTTACGCATTCTATCGTCTTTGTTCTTTATTCTTTCATCTATTTTCTTTTTGCATGAGTTTTATTGATATTGTTTTTGCGGTTTTATTGGGTTTTGCGGTTTATAAAGGACTGAAAAACGGCCTTTTTGTTGAAGTTGCTTCGTTTGTAGCTTTGATTTTAGGAATTTATGTTGCAATTAAATTTTCGAGCTTAATTGGCAGTGTATTTAGTGAATTTGTCCCTTCATGGAATCCAAAATACATTGAAATAACCGCTTTTATCATTACGTTTATAGTGGTGGTAATTGGCATTCACTTGAGTGCAAAAATTTTAACCAAATTAGTCGATTTTGCTTTTTTAGGTTGGATTAACAAATTTGCTGGTGTGGTTTTTAGCGTATTGAAAACAATTTTAGCATTGAGTGTCGTGCTTTTTATTTTTGAAAAAATCAACATCAATAACATGCTGCTTTCAAAAGAAACACAAGAAAATTCGATTTTTTATAATCCAATTCAGAACATTTCAAAAGCGATTTACCCTACAATTGAAGGTTGGTATGATAGTTTGAAATCGGAAGTTGCAAGTGAGCAGTAAAAGCTTCAGAAGCCTATTAAATTCTGAACACTAATAACTGAACACTGAATACTACTTCTTCACTTCCCTAATCGCTTTTTTGTCAATCCACGCTTTGGTTTTGTCGGTTAGTTCTACTTGTTTCCAGTTGCCTAATTCTTCTAAGACGAAAACTTTTGTGCCTTCGTGAAGCGTTACTACATCTTCAGAACTGTTTTTTGGTTCGGCTTTCAAAGTTGTTGCTTCTGCAAAAACGATGGCTGGATTGTAATTCGCATCATATTTCTTTTGTAAAAAGGCAGAAAAAACAGTTACACCAATTCCGATTAAAAACAGCAGAAATAAACTGAAAAAGGTGCGTTTTAGCAACACCGTATTTCCAAAATAATACCCTAAAAACGAAAGTAAACTCAGGAAAGCAATAAATACAGCCATCCAAGCCCAAGTGTCATAATGAAAAGTGCTTGTGAATTCTTTTACCATTTTCTTAAAACCGACTTCTGGAACGATTTTAATGTCGTCTATAGCCATTTTTTGGGCAAATGATAGATTGGTTTGAATGGCTTCGTCCTCTGGGTTTAAAAGCAATGCTTTTTCGTAATTGTAAATGGATGGCGCTACTTTTCCTAATTTGTAATAACAATTACCAATGTTAAAATACAAATCAGCCGATGCGTTGCCTTGTTTTACAATGCTTTCGAATGATTGAACCGCTTGTTCATAATCGCCTTTATTGTACAAATCGTTTGCTTTTTTGAATGTAGCGTCAATTGATTCGCTTGCATTAGCAAATGAAACCAAAAACAAAAGGAATAGTATAATCTTATTTTTCATTATTTCAATTGTTTTTCAAGTTCAGAAATAATAGTAATCGCTCTGTCGAAATCGTTGTTCATGGCGGTGTCTGTTGCTGGTGCATATCGTGCAAATTCGCAATCGTTCATTAATTCCATAAACTGATTAATGCTCGTTTCAGAAGCATTTCTTTGTTGTAACAATTCAATGATGTTGTCTTTGCTCATCTCCACTGTTTCGATATGCAATTTGGCTTTTAAGAAATTGTGTAACGCTTTCTCCATTGCCATATAAAACGGCACTTTGTCGCCCATTTGTTTTTTGGCTTCTAGCAAATATTTCTTCACTAATTTGTTGTTTCTTCTTACTCTATTCCCAAAAGCATCAGCATCTTTAGCTTCTTTTTGTTTACGAAGTAAAATCACCGCGGGAATTAATAGTAAAGGCGCGATTAACAATCCATAAAACAATCCTGAACCTAAAAAATCTTCTTGAGCAGTAGAAACAAATTCGGTTTTTAGCTTATTGTATTGGAATACTTCTTTTTTCTGAATGGCTTGTTTATTTGCGTTTTCTTTGTTTGAAACTACAGTTCCATCGCCTTCTGCTACATCAATAATAATTTCTTTTGACGTGATCGTTTTATATGATTTACTTGCCAAATCATAATATGAAAACGCGATAGGTTTAATCGTATATTTTCCTTTAAACTGTGGAATTATGGTGTATTTATCGGAAATTTTACCAATCATTCCTGTTACAGGTGTTTGTACATTTTCATTGTGTGCTGGATCGTACATTTCTAAAGCACTTGGTACAATTGGTTTTGGCAAAGTAAACAATTTTAAATTTCCTTTACCCGAAACACTCACTTCTAAATCCAATGATTCCCCAGCTTTTAAAGTGGTTTTTGAAGGGGTTACTTTAAAATCAAAATCACCAACAGCTCCTGTAAAACCAGCTGGCTTATCCTTCTCTGGTAACGGTTTTACGTTGATGGTTTGAATACCCGTTGAAAGTGATTTTTCGAGAGCAGTCATTTCTAATCTTCCAAAAAAGTCGCTTCTTCCAGTTGGCACCTCAGCGTCAATATCAATTTTAAACGGTTCGATTTTTTTGGCTCCAGCTTCTAATGGATATAGAATCACTTTTCGTAACACGACCATGCTGTAATCTTTACCATTAAATTTACCTTTCTCGGCACGAAGTTGTTTGATATCAATATATTGACTCCAAAAATCTTCATATTTTGGTGCTTGAAAGTTTCTGAAATTGGAAACCGAACTATTATATGGAAAATACAATTTGTAAACTACCGTTACAGGCTCATTGACATAGGGATTTTTGGTAGAAAGTTCGCCAACTAAATGAATTCCTTCTCCAAAATTATAGTTTTGTTGTCTTGGGTTTTGACCAGGATAACTTGGCTTTTGAATTGGATCGGTAATTTTGATTTTTATAGGTTGCGATTTGTAAACCGCGCCGTCATATTCGATGGATGCTGGACCAATAGTAAACGTTCCCTTTTTAGTTGGTGTTAAAAAGAAAATTAGCTTAGTAAATATTTTTCTTTTATAGGTTGTTCTCCCATTTATATATTGCGTTTCGTCTTCATATCCTTTATTGATAATTGGACCTTCAACTTTGAAATTTGGAATTTTTGGTGGTTGAAAATTGTCTCCTTCATTGTTTATAGAAAAAACCAATTGAAATGGT
It encodes the following:
- a CDS encoding BatD family protein, which translates into the protein MKKIILGIIIFMSVSVSAQVKFEALTDRDTYGLNEPFQLVFSINNEGDNFQPPKIPNFKVEGPIINKGYEDETQYINGRTTYKRKIFTKLIFFLTPTKKGTFTIGPASIEYDGAVYKSQPIKIKITDPIQKPSYPGQNPRQQNYNFGEGIHLVGELSTKNPYVNEPVTVVYKLYFPYNSSVSNFRNFQAPKYEDFWSQYIDIKQLRAEKGKFNGKDYSMVVLRKVILYPLEAGAKKIEPFKIDIDAEVPTGRSDFFGRLEMTALEKSLSTGIQTINVKPLPEKDKPAGFTGAVGDFDFKVTPSKTTLKAGESLDLEVSVSGKGNLKLFTLPKPIVPSALEMYDPAHNENVQTPVTGMIGKISDKYTIIPQFKGKYTIKPIAFSYYDLASKSYKTITSKEIIIDVAEGDGTVVSNKENANKQAIQKKEVFQYNKLKTEFVSTAQEDFLGSGLFYGLLIAPLLLIPAVILLRKQKEAKDADAFGNRVRRNNKLVKKYLLEAKKQMGDKVPFYMAMEKALHNFLKAKLHIETVEMSKDNIIELLQQRNASETSINQFMELMNDCEFARYAPATDTAMNNDFDRAITIISELEKQLK
- a CDS encoding GH92 family glycosyl hydrolase; translation: MKPFLIALAFLTTVFSQAQDFAKHVNPFIGTGGHGHTFPGATVPYGMVQLSPDTRIDGSWDGCGGYHYSDNLIYGFSHTHLNGTGVSDYGDIMLMPTMGEPSFDNKVYSSTFSHTNEKASAGFYSVKLDKHNIDVRLTTSTRVGFHEYTFHEKGLANIILDLNHRDKLLEGRIRVIDDKTIEVLRRSEAWARDQYVYARIEFNVPMKINKNQANSLKNKNYYSEKVLALSFSKQVKNGEKILVKVSLSPTSYEGAKLNSSEIKHWDFDKVHQAAIALWNKELSKIEVTSNDKDKLAIFYTALYHTMMQPNIAQDLDGKYRGRDNKIHVAEGFDYYTVFSLWDTFRGAHPLYTLIDKKRTADYINTFIKQYEQGGRLPVWELASNETDCMIGYHSVSVIADAMVKGIKGFDYGKAFEASKASAMRDVLGLDAYKKNGFISIDDEHESVSKTLEYAYDDWCIAQMAQLLNKQEDYHYFMKRSQNWKNIFDWETGFMRPKKNGGWDKPFDPREVNNNFTEGNAWQYTFFVPQDIEGMIDAYGGPEKFEAKLDEMFNSESKTTGREQVDVTGLIGQYAHGNEPSHHMAYLYNYVGKPEKTNEKVKFILDNFYTNTPDGLIGNEDCGQMSAWYVLSVMSEYPVCPGSVIHHYENDLYFDKIVVNLETGEKAVINEEQRKINKQKAIQQEKEIVSFEEIDWDLGYVVKDIIEVPVIVSESKSFKDKLLISFNSYPNYRDEKIKYRIVDSSQTGVFNEYKEPFYIYSSCKIDFYKELNFDNSLYKSNTISATFFKKPNNYSINIKSVYNPQYHAGGPEGLLDGILGTENWRKGDWQGYQSQDFEAVADLKEVKNVTEISARFLQDQRSWILMPTKVDYYVSDDNVNFTYFGSVNNTLDPKVEENTILNFTSNETKGKKARYVKVIAKNFGKLPEWHQGAGGDAFIFVDEIMIK
- a CDS encoding tetratricopeptide repeat protein — encoded protein: MASEIPTIRQTAWISVIPQFLFMGLLLLVFHQISPKNAVLYGAITYLSISYFLRFFIPKSHRKGLSLYKENQFLEGIDSFQKSYNFFDQNEYLDKYRYLLLLSSSKMGYKEMALNNIAFGYSQIGDGKNAKEYYERLLTEFPNNSIAKAAIKMINSAEKSE
- a CDS encoding CvpA family protein, with protein sequence MSFIDIVFAVLLGFAVYKGLKNGLFVEVASFVALILGIYVAIKFSSLIGSVFSEFVPSWNPKYIEITAFIITFIVVVIGIHLSAKILTKLVDFAFLGWINKFAGVVFSVLKTILALSVVLFIFEKININNMLLSKETQENSIFYNPIQNISKAIYPTIEGWYDSLKSEVASEQ
- a CDS encoding tetratricopeptide repeat protein, with protein sequence MKNKIILFLLFLVSFANASESIDATFKKANDLYNKGDYEQAVQSFESIVKQGNASADLYFNIGNCYYKLGKVAPSIYNYEKALLLNPEDEAIQTNLSFAQKMAIDDIKIVPEVGFKKMVKEFTSTFHYDTWAWMAVFIAFLSLLSFLGYYFGNTVLLKRTFFSLFLLFLIGIGVTVFSAFLQKKYDANYNPAIVFAEATTLKAEPKNSSEDVVTLHEGTKVFVLEELGNWKQVELTDKTKAWIDKKAIREVKK
- the pheS gene encoding phenylalanine--tRNA ligase subunit alpha, with the translated sequence MTETIKAHIEEVKAFQTDNKEQLEAFRIKYLGSKGLLKDFFAEFKNVPNEQKKEFGQVINELKTSAEEKVKNIQDALENKEEAKGIYDDTTRPGEAMNIGSRHPISIVKNQMIDIFSTIGFNVSEGPEIEDDWHNFTALNLPEYHPARDMQDTFFIQTNPDVLLRTHTSSVQVRYMENNKPPIRTISPGRVFRNEAVSSRSHCIFHQVEGLYIDKDVSFADLKQTLLYFTKEMFGKSKIRLRPSYFPFTEPSAEIDIYWGLKTETDYRITKGTGWLEIGGCGMVDPNVLKNCGINPDEHTGFAFGMGVERIAMLLYQIGDIRMFYENDVRFLEQFKSSI